The Methanomethylovorans hollandica DSM 15978 genome includes a region encoding these proteins:
- a CDS encoding sodium/glutamate symporter gives MLDVWRTLPGLFINVIFATLFLGKKIPGIREMWLIAGPQVAYGQTIAWGQYVFGILVIIVVLSPVFGIDPMAGALLEISFEGGHGTAAGMAATFEELGFAEAGDLALGLATVGILFGVVMGILILNYGVRTGKTEVLQRTS, from the coding sequence ATGCTTGATGTATGGAGAACCTTGCCAGGACTTTTTATCAATGTAATATTTGCTACGCTTTTTCTGGGAAAGAAGATACCCGGTATCCGCGAGATGTGGTTAATAGCAGGACCTCAGGTTGCCTACGGGCAAACCATAGCATGGGGACAATATGTATTTGGAATACTGGTAATCATCGTTGTCCTAAGCCCGGTGTTTGGAATAGATCCTATGGCAGGTGCACTTCTAGAAATATCTTTTGAAGGAGGGCACGGTACCGCAGCAGGCATGGCTGCGACTTTCGAGGAACTGGGATTTGCAGAAGCAGGTGATCTAGCACTCGGTCTTGCGACAGTGGGTATCCTTTTTGGTGTTGTGATGGGTATATTGATCCTTAACTATGGGGTAAGGACTGGTAAAACAGAAGTATTGCAAAGGACATCCTAG